A window of Vulpes lagopus strain Blue_001 chromosome 16, ASM1834538v1, whole genome shotgun sequence genomic DNA:
AGCAGCCGCGCGCAGccctccgcgcccccgcccccagcccctcctcttcctccctccccttcgccccctccccctccttctcctcctccccctccccctcctcctgccctctcgGGCTACACCACCACCGAcagtggcggcggcggcagcagcggcaAAGGCCACAGCAGGGACTTCGTCCTCCGGAGGGACCTTTTCGCCACGGCCCCCGCGGCGGCCATGCACGGGGTCCCGCTCGGAGGGGAGCAGCGGTCTGGCACGGGCTCCCCCCAGCACTCGGCCCCGCCTCCCCACTCGGCCGGCATGTTCATCTCGGCCAGCGGCACCTACGCGGGCCCGGACAGCAGCGGCGGCGGGGGCCCGGCGCTCTTCCCTGCGCTGCACGACGCTCCGGGAGCCCCCGGCGGCCACCCGCACCCGCTCAACGGCCAGATGCGCCTGGGGctggcggcggcagcggcagccGCGGCAGCTGAGCTGTACGGCCGCACCGAGCCGCCCTTCGCGCCGCGCTCCGGGGATGCGCACTACGGGGCGGTGGCGGCCGCTGCAGCCGCCGCCCTGCACGGCTACGGAGCCGTGAACTTAAACCTGAACCTGGCGGCCGCGGCTGCTGccgcggcggccgggccgggcccccaCCTGCAGCACCACGCGCCGCccccggcgccgccgccgccgccggcgccCGCGCAGCACCCGCACcagcaccacccccacctcccaggggcGGCCGGGGCCTTCCTGCGCTACATGCGGCAGCCAATCAAGCAGGAGCTCATCTGCAAGTGGATCGACCCCGAAGAGCtggccgggccgccgccgccgccgccgccgccgccgccgccaccgcccccGGCCGGCGGCGCCAAGCCCTGCTCCAAAACTTTCGGCACCATGCACGAGCTGGTGAACCACGTCACCGTGGAGCACGTGGGCGGCCCCGAGCAGAGCAACCACGTCTGCTTCTGGGAGGACTGTCCGCGCGAGGGCAAGCCCTTCAAGGCCAAATACAAGCTCATCAACCACATCCGCGTGCACACGGGCGAGAAGCCCTTCCCCTGCCCGTTCCCGGGCTGCGGCAAGGTCTTCGCGCGCTCCGAGAACCTCAAGATCCACAAGCGCACTCATACAGGTGGGTGTCTGTccccggccgcgccgccgccgccgcctcccgcgccgccgccgcttcCGccgctgcttctcctcctcctcctcct
This region includes:
- the ZIC5 gene encoding zinc finger protein ZIC 5, encoding MEPPLSKRNPPALRLADLATAQARPLQNMTGFPALASPPAHSQGRATATHLRPRDLSADPGVAITPLGPEHMAQASALGLSSPSQALPAQPEAPAAAARTAASDTHPGACTYPGGGGSSRAQPSAPPPPAPPLPPSPSPPPPPSPPPPPPPPALSGYTTTDSGGGGSSGKGHSRDFVLRRDLFATAPAAAMHGVPLGGEQRSGTGSPQHSAPPPHSAGMFISASGTYAGPDSSGGGGPALFPALHDAPGAPGGHPHPLNGQMRLGLAAAAAAAAAELYGRTEPPFAPRSGDAHYGAVAAAAAAALHGYGAVNLNLNLAAAAAAAAAGPGPHLQHHAPPPAPPPPPAPAQHPHQHHPHLPGAAGAFLRYMRQPIKQELICKWIDPEELAGPPPPPPPPPPPPPPAGGAKPCSKTFGTMHELVNHVTVEHVGGPEQSNHVCFWEDCPREGKPFKAKYKLINHIRVHTGEKPFPCPFPGCGKVFARSENLKIHKRTHTGEKPFKCEFDGCDRKFANSSDRKKHSHVHTSDKPYYCKIRGCDKSYTHPSSLRKHMKIHCKSPPPSPGALGYSSVGTPVGAPVSPVLDPTRSRSSTLSPQVTNLNEWYVCQASGAPSHLHTPSSNGTTSESEDEEIYGNSEVARTIH